Proteins found in one Prochlorococcus marinus XMU1405 genomic segment:
- the clpS gene encoding ATP-dependent Clp protease adapter ClpS, which yields MFNSLGTVLDPKKSKAKYPEARVIVLDDNFNSFQHVANCLLTIIPSMNEQRAWDLTIKVDKTGSAEVWRGNLEQAELYHEQLFSKGLTMAPIEKT from the coding sequence ATGTTTAATTCACTCGGCACAGTCTTAGATCCAAAAAAATCTAAAGCAAAATATCCAGAAGCAAGAGTTATAGTTCTTGATGACAATTTTAATAGTTTTCAGCATGTCGCAAATTGTCTTCTAACAATAATCCCAAGCATGAATGAACAAAGGGCGTGGGATCTAACCATCAAAGTTGACAAGACAGGATCCGCAGAGGTGTGGAGAGGTAATCTTGAACAGGCAGAGCTATATCATGAGCAACTATTCAGCAAAGGATTAACCATGGCTCCAATTGAGAAAACATAA
- a CDS encoding DUF1651 domain-containing protein → MTENFWLINSNRSRVKRFSKNNQNKDKFFEYMFIDSGKILGVLGKEPPLMTTREELKVDKARNVWRKLIAQGWRRTKPVWEKY, encoded by the coding sequence TTGACAGAAAATTTTTGGCTTATAAATTCGAATCGTTCAAGGGTTAAAAGGTTTTCAAAGAACAATCAAAATAAAGATAAATTTTTTGAATATATGTTTATTGATTCTGGAAAAATTCTTGGTGTTTTAGGAAAAGAACCACCTCTTATGACAACCAGAGAAGAACTTAAAGTTGATAAAGCTAGAAATGTATGGAGAAAGTTAATCGCTCAAGGTTGGAGGAGAACCAAACCAGTTTGGGAAAAATATTAG
- a CDS encoding peroxiredoxin — protein sequence MSLRVGQEAPDFSATAVYDQEFKEITLSGLRGKWVVLFFYPLDFTFVCPTEITAFSDRYQDFSALNTEILGVSVDSKHCHLAWIQTPRNEGGIGDINYPLVSDLKREICQAYNVLNDDGEADRGLFLINPEGVVMHTTVNKAPVGRNVDETLRILQGYQYVAANPDEVCPANWTPGEKTMLEDPKGSKEYFSAL from the coding sequence ATGAGCTTAAGAGTTGGCCAAGAAGCACCAGACTTTAGTGCTACAGCAGTATATGATCAAGAGTTTAAGGAGATTACACTTTCAGGTCTAAGAGGTAAATGGGTTGTTTTATTCTTTTACCCACTAGATTTTACATTTGTATGTCCAACTGAAATCACTGCATTTAGTGATAGATACCAAGATTTCTCGGCACTTAATACGGAAATACTTGGGGTATCAGTTGATAGCAAACACTGTCATTTGGCTTGGATACAAACTCCAAGAAATGAAGGTGGTATAGGTGATATTAACTATCCATTAGTTTCTGACTTAAAAAGAGAAATTTGCCAGGCGTACAATGTTCTAAATGATGATGGGGAGGCTGATAGAGGTTTATTTCTTATCAATCCCGAAGGAGTAGTTATGCATACTACTGTTAACAAGGCTCCTGTAGGAAGAAATGTTGATGAAACACTAAGGATTCTTCAAGGCTATCAATACGTTGCGGCAAACCCAGATGAAGTATGTCCAGCAAACTGGACCCCAGGCGAGAAAACAATGTTAGAGGACCCCAAAGGTAGTAAGGAATATTTTTCTGCGCTATAG
- the ftsH gene encoding ATP-dependent zinc metalloprotease FtsH, which translates to MFRSKLSYSDSKSSYSDLLEDIETGKIESIFFYPRQREIDVLYKNGDKFKIPILYNDQLILEKATENKVDLTINNSRKEASAANSFASISLFLIFILAIVLILRSTSKLASRAFGFTKNKAKFVTIDDVETRFDDVAGVPEAAEELKEVITFLKEPKKFENLGAKVPKGVLLIGPPGTGKTLLAKAIAGESGVPFLSISASEFVELFVGVGASRVRDLFSKAKEKSPCIIFIDEIDSIGRQRGSGIGGGNDEREQTLNQLLTELDGFADNSGIIVLAATNRPDILDAALLRPGRFDRKIEVMLPDLDGRKKILSVHSLSKPLSTEVDLGYWASRTVGFSGADLANLMNESAIHCARDESKLISDLHIENALDKITIGLRSSLITSPNMKKIIAYNEVGRAIVSAVRNGIESVDKITILPRSGSIGGYTKICPDEDVISSGLISKKLLFSKIEIALAGRAAETIVFGESEITQCSLNDISYATNIVREMVTKYGFSIIGPISMDSDNNEMYLGDGLFRRKPLIAENTSSRIDNEIINISKISLNNSIKILKKNRVLLDKLVDILLNQETIDKKVFKLTTSKLLKV; encoded by the coding sequence GTGTTTAGATCAAAACTCTCATATTCAGATTCTAAATCAAGTTATTCGGATCTTCTAGAAGATATAGAGACAGGGAAAATAGAATCAATATTTTTCTATCCTAGGCAAAGAGAGATTGATGTTCTGTATAAAAATGGCGATAAATTTAAAATACCTATCCTTTACAACGATCAATTAATACTTGAAAAGGCCACTGAAAATAAGGTGGATTTAACTATTAACAATAGTAGAAAAGAAGCCTCAGCTGCTAATTCATTTGCTTCAATAAGTCTTTTCCTGATTTTCATATTAGCTATAGTCTTAATCTTAAGGAGTACATCAAAATTGGCTTCCAGAGCTTTTGGTTTTACCAAAAATAAAGCTAAATTTGTAACTATTGATGATGTGGAAACGAGATTCGATGATGTAGCTGGAGTCCCTGAAGCTGCTGAGGAATTAAAAGAGGTAATAACATTTTTGAAAGAACCAAAGAAATTTGAAAATCTTGGTGCAAAAGTTCCTAAGGGAGTTCTTCTTATTGGCCCACCAGGAACAGGTAAAACATTATTAGCTAAAGCAATAGCTGGTGAATCAGGAGTGCCCTTTCTCTCAATATCAGCATCAGAGTTTGTAGAACTCTTTGTTGGTGTAGGCGCTAGCCGAGTTCGGGATCTATTCTCTAAGGCTAAGGAAAAATCTCCTTGTATAATCTTCATTGATGAAATTGATTCTATTGGTAGGCAAAGAGGATCTGGGATTGGAGGTGGAAATGATGAAAGAGAACAAACCCTTAATCAGCTTCTAACTGAATTAGATGGTTTTGCTGATAATTCCGGGATTATTGTTTTAGCAGCAACAAATAGACCAGATATTTTGGATGCAGCATTATTAAGACCAGGTAGATTTGATAGAAAAATTGAAGTAATGCTTCCAGATTTAGATGGAAGAAAAAAAATTCTTTCAGTTCACTCACTTTCCAAACCACTTTCAACTGAAGTTGATTTAGGATATTGGGCTTCTAGAACAGTTGGATTTTCGGGAGCAGATCTTGCAAATTTAATGAACGAGAGTGCTATTCACTGCGCAAGAGATGAATCAAAATTAATCAGTGATCTTCATATAGAAAATGCTCTCGATAAAATTACCATTGGCCTAAGAAGTTCGTTAATAACTTCTCCAAATATGAAAAAAATAATTGCTTATAACGAAGTAGGCAGAGCTATTGTATCTGCCGTGAGAAATGGAATTGAATCAGTTGATAAAATTACAATTTTGCCTAGATCTGGATCTATAGGAGGATACACAAAAATATGTCCCGACGAGGATGTAATTTCTAGTGGCTTGATTTCAAAAAAATTATTATTTTCAAAAATTGAAATTGCTCTAGCTGGAAGAGCAGCAGAAACGATAGTTTTTGGTGAAAGTGAAATTACACAATGCTCCCTAAATGATATCTCTTATGCGACTAATATAGTAAGGGAAATGGTTACAAAATATGGATTTTCAATTATTGGTCCAATTTCAATGGATTCTGATAATAATGAAATGTATTTAGGAGATGGATTATTTAGAAGAAAGCCTCTTATAGCAGAAAATACCAGTTCTAGAATAGATAATGAAATCATAAATATTTCTAAAATTTCATTAAATAATTCAATAAAAATATTGAAAAAAAATAGAGTCCTACTAGATAAATTAGTTGATATACTTTTAAATCAAGAAACTATAGATAAAAAAGTTTTTAAATTAACAACTTCTAAATTGTTGAAAGTTTGA